From Panicum hallii strain FIL2 chromosome 2, PHallii_v3.1, whole genome shotgun sequence, a single genomic window includes:
- the LOC112881083 gene encoding uncharacterized protein LOC112881083: protein MYKGHKGKPTVILEAVATQDLRCWHAFFGLPGSHNDINVLRRSPIFDDLANGKTPPVNFDVNGNTYTLGYYLTDGIYPDWATLVKSISCVKSNKQSVFASQQEKCRKDIERFFGVLVAKWKILHNAARLWSQRDLNTIVLACVILHNMVVEDERGVDLPSVHVSEWPGAANPPITTSRSMPTIEEVNEAYSLIEEKSTAQQLKKDLIEHMWELYGSKSGPFAKESVHLN from the coding sequence ATGTACAAGGGACATAAGGGAAAGCCTACAGTCATTCTAGAGGCAGTGGCAACACAGGATTTGCGATGTTGGCATGCATTTTTTGGTCTTCCAGGATCTCACAACGACATCAATGTGCTGCGCCGCTCTCCTATTTTTGATGATTTGGCAAATGGCAAAACACCACCTGTTAACTTTGATGTCAATGGTAACACTTACACCCTTGGGTACTACCTGACTGACGGGATTTATCCTGATTGGGCGACCTTAGTGAAAAGCATAAGTTGTGTAAAGAGTAACAAGCAGTCGGTGTTTGCATCACAGCAGGAAAAATGCCGCAAAGACATAGAGAGATTTTTTGGAGTACTTGTAGCCAAGTGGAAGATTTTGCATAATGCTGCTCGTTTGTGGAGTCAGCGTGACCTCAACACCATTGTGCTGGCCTGTGTCATCCTACACAATATGGTGGTGGAGGATGAACGTGGAGTTGATCTTCCAAGCGTGCACGTGTCAGAGTGGCCAGGTGCAGCTAACCCTCCAATAACTACAAGCAGATCAATGCCTACAATTGAGGAGGTCAATGAAGCTTATTCTTTGATCGAAGAGAAATCCACTGCCCAGCAACTAAAAAAAGATCTTATTGAACATATGTGGGAATTGTATGGGTCGAAGTCTGGACCATTTGCCAAAGAGTCAGTACATCTGAACTAA
- the LOC112881084 gene encoding glutathione S-transferase T3-like, with protein MEYGQSGEEDLQELFHHNDGASSHGVPMDDVDIATAAQCNNMQKGKKRVVQKNVARRGFAFTKEEDAVLCSAYLNISKDAIVGVNQNMGAYWKRIYDYYSEHKPNGSIRSQIGLQKRWGAIQKAVSTFSACKSKVDRRNESGKNEYDRIEDAVKMYEQKEPFQFMHCWKILRYEAKWNDKLLEVNSTRNVRKEPAASEPVVTQGANDPVGDQGANDPLGQQGASDPLERPEGRDSAKRRRAKEESASSNAAVEVLQQIHQKNELTEVKQDAQMQEILSLKGDKMKLTQQMFDLHKHDIEVRNKYKEEQLNLTKQDIEVRAKQSEAQLLTAELGIMGADLDKLSPQVRSYYITMQQEIMKRRGIGTSQNSDGA; from the exons ATGGAGTATGGTCAGTCAGGAGAGGAGGATTTACAAGAATTGTTTCACCACAATGATGGAGCCTCCTCACATGGTGTTCCAATGGATGATGTAGATATTGCTACTGCTGCACAG TGCAACAACATGCAAAAAGGGAAGAAACGAGTTGTGCAGAAAAATGTTGCTCGGAGGGGGTTTGCATTCACAAAGGAAGAGGACGCCGTTCTTTGTTCGGCCTACCTGAACATAAGTAAGGATGCTATTGTAGGTGTTAATCAAAACATGGGTGCCTACTGGAAGAGAATATATGATTATTATTCTGAGCACAAACCAAATGGCTCAATAAGAAGTCAGATTGGTTTACAAAAAAGATGGGGTGCCATACAGAAGGCTGTTTCTACATTTTCTGCATGCAAAAGTAAAGTGGATAGGAGAAACGAAAGTGGAAAGAATGAATATGATAGG ATTGAGGATGCTGTGAAGATGTATGAGCAAAAGGAACCATTTCAGTTTATGCATTGTTGGAAGATTCTTCGCTATGAGGCAAAATGGAACGATAAATTGCTGGAAGTGAACAGCACGCGAAATGTTCGTAAAGAACCTGCAGCATCCGAGCCAGTAGTTACACAAGGTGCAAATGATCCAGTAGGTGATCAAGGTGCAAATGATCCACTGGGTCAACAAGGTGCAAGTGATCCACTAGAGAGACCGGAGGGTCGTGATAGTGCAAAAAGAAGAAGGGCCAAGGAAGAATCTGCATCCTCAAATGCAGCTGTTGAAGTGTTGCAGCAGATTCATCAAAAGAATGAACTGACCGAAGTGAAGCAAGATGCCCAAATGCAAGAGATTTTAAGCTTGAAGGGGGACAAAATGAAGCTTACACAACAAATGTTTGATCTGCACAAGCATGACATTGAAGTCAGGAACAAGTACAAGGAGGAGCAGCTCAATCTTACTAAACAGGACATAGAAGTCCGGGCGAAACAAAGTGAGGCACAACTCCTCACTGCAGAGCTTGGAATTATGGGAGCTGATTTAGATAAACTTTCTCCTCAAGTGAGGTCCTACTATATCACCATGCagcaggaaattatgaaacgTAGAGGCATTGGAACCTCTCAAAACTCCGATGGAGCATAG
- the LOC112882067 gene encoding probable E3 ubiquitin-protein ligase RNF144A-A: protein MLDLVAMSADDSALAEDLQVEEVLQFSTHFKSENVCALCKQVIQSLEASWKPDNCDHVICIACFCRYTEASGLPKCAVASCESLCKAEAHHEIRVPHGTLISIEDMDSRNGKKPLDGMPQELGQCSHGADAMISSEFYCSICMDTMHIGEFFPIDGCAHTFCISCVSQYIAAKVEENVLSIGCPDPGCKDGVLHPEACRDVIPLQLFQRWGAALCDSSLGELKFYCPFKECSALLVDDPGHGEAVITNVECPHCCRMFCAQCKVPWHDGVTCIEFQSLGKDERGREDLMLRKVAQDSKWQRCPKCKMYVERITGCVFIICRCGHCFCYLCASPMSRDNHCCKICKRTW, encoded by the exons ATGCTGGACCTGGTTGCTATGTCAGCTGATGATTCTGCGCTGGCTGAGGATCTGCAGGTTGAAGAGGTTCTCCAATTCTCAACTCACTTCAAGAGTGAGAATGTCTGTGCACTTTGCAAACAGGTGATCCAATCATTGGAGGCCTCATGGAAACCTGACAATTGTGACCATGTCATCTGCATTGCCTGCTTCTGCCGATACACAGAGGCCTCCGGGCTGCCTAAGTGTGCAGTGGCTTCTTGTGAATCTTTGTGCAAGGCAGAGGCGCATCATGAGATCAGGGTGCCTCATGGCACTTTGATCTCAATCGAAGACATGGACAGCCGCAATGGGAAAAAACCACTCGATGGCATGCCGCAAGAGCTTGGGCAATGCTCTCATGGTGCGGATGCAATGATTAGCAGCGAGTTCTACTGTTCCATCTGCATGGACACAATGCACATTGGGGAATTCTTTCCCATTGATGGATGCGCACACACCTTCTGCATCAGTTGTGTGAGCCAGTACATTGCTGCAAAGGTTGAGGAGAATGTACTGTCTATTGGCTGCCCTGACCCGGGGTGCAAGGATGGTGTGTTACACCCAGAAGCATGCCGTGATGTGATCCCGCTGCAGCTGTTCCAGAGGTGGGGTGCGGCGCTCTGTGACTCATCATTGGGGGAACTCAAATTCTACTGCCCCTTCAAGGAGTGCTCGGCTCTGTTGGTTGATGATCCTGGCCATGGTGAGGCGGTGATAACAAATGTGGAGTGCCCACACTGCTGCCGGATGTTCTGTGCCCAGTGCAAGGTTCCATGGCACGATGGTGTGACATGCATAGAGTTCCAAAGCCTCGGGAAAGATGAGCGGGGCAGGGAGGACCTGATGCTGAGGAAGGTCGCACAGGATAGCAAGTGGCAGAGGTGCCCCAAGTGCAAGATGTACGTGGAGAGGATCACGGGCTGTGTGTTCATCATCTGCAG GTGTGGGCACTGCTTCTGCTACCTTTGTGCATCCCCCATGTCTAGGGATAACCATTGTTGCAAGATCTGCAAGCGAACCTGGTGA